The Streptomyces pactum genome contains a region encoding:
- a CDS encoding AAA family ATPase → MDPTTDNAGQTGDPGDARAALEALRAEIAKAVVGQDAAVTGLVVALLCRGHVLLEGVPGVAKTLLVRALAAATELDTKRVQFTPDLMPSDVTGSLVYDARTAEFSFQPGPAFTNLLLADEINRTPPKTQSSLLEAMEERQVTVDGTPRPLPEPFLVAATQNPVEYEGTYPLPEAQLDRFLLKLTVPLPSRQDEIGVLTRHAAGFNPRDLRAAGVRPVANAADLEAARTEVAGTTISPEITAYVVDICRATRESPSLTLGVSPRGATALLSTARAWAWLTGRDYVTPDDVKALALPTLRHRVQLRPEAEMEGVTTDSVINAILTHVPVPR, encoded by the coding sequence ATGGACCCGACCACTGACAACGCCGGGCAGACCGGGGACCCGGGCGACGCCCGCGCCGCCCTGGAGGCCCTGCGCGCCGAGATCGCCAAGGCCGTGGTCGGCCAGGACGCCGCCGTGACCGGTCTCGTCGTAGCGCTTCTGTGCCGCGGCCACGTCCTCCTCGAAGGCGTTCCCGGTGTCGCCAAGACCCTCCTCGTCCGCGCCCTGGCCGCAGCCACCGAACTCGACACCAAGCGCGTCCAGTTCACTCCCGACCTGATGCCGAGCGACGTCACCGGCTCCCTGGTCTACGACGCCCGCACCGCCGAGTTCTCCTTCCAGCCCGGCCCCGCCTTCACCAACCTGCTCCTCGCCGACGAGATCAACCGCACGCCCCCGAAGACCCAGTCGTCCCTCCTCGAAGCCATGGAGGAACGCCAGGTCACGGTCGACGGCACGCCCCGCCCGCTTCCCGAGCCGTTCCTGGTCGCCGCGACCCAGAACCCGGTCGAGTACGAGGGCACCTACCCCCTCCCGGAAGCCCAGTTGGACCGCTTCCTCCTCAAGCTCACCGTCCCCCTTCCCTCGCGCCAGGACGAGATCGGCGTCCTCACTCGCCACGCCGCGGGCTTCAACCCCCGTGACCTGCGCGCCGCCGGCGTACGCCCCGTGGCGAACGCCGCCGACCTGGAAGCGGCCCGCACGGAGGTGGCCGGAACGACGATCAGCCCCGAGATCACCGCCTACGTCGTCGACATCTGCCGGGCCACCCGCGAGTCGCCCTCCCTCACCCTCGGCGTCTCACCACGCGGAGCCACGGCGCTGCTCTCGACGGCCCGCGCCTGGGCCTGGCTGACGGGCCGCGACTACGTCACCCCCGACGACGTGAAGGCCCTCGCCCTCCCCACCCTCCGGCACCGCGTCCAGCTCCGGCCGGAGGCCGAGATGGAGGGCGTGACCACGGACTCCGTCATCAACGCGATCCTCACCCACGTCCCCGTCCCCCGCTGA
- a CDS encoding DUF4129 domain-containing protein — translation MSPAGGVLTEALSRTAVRTLSRAGDVSVLSLSRSGDEPPVTIPRDPAQEAARRELSKRMYHENDPGWFQRALDALWDWIDELFSSASTATPGGTLGLIVIIVAVLAVLGALWWRLGTPRRAPVSAPALFDDRPRSAADHRAAAEAHAAQGHWNQAVQERMRAVVRALEERALLDIRPGRTADEAATEAGRALPVHGDRLRAAARDFDDVTYGGRPGTEQSYRRLTELDRDLERGKPRLVTGAAGTTADGTDPNSRQGAAG, via the coding sequence GTGAGCCCGGCGGGGGGAGTTCTCACAGAGGCGCTGTCACGCACCGCCGTACGGACGCTGTCGCGCGCCGGCGACGTCTCCGTGCTGTCGCTGTCACGTTCCGGCGACGAGCCGCCGGTGACGATCCCGCGCGACCCCGCGCAAGAGGCCGCGCGCCGCGAGCTGTCCAAGCGGATGTACCACGAGAACGACCCCGGCTGGTTCCAACGGGCCCTCGACGCCCTGTGGGACTGGATCGACGAGTTGTTCAGCAGCGCGTCCACCGCGACCCCCGGAGGGACGCTCGGCCTGATCGTCATCATCGTGGCCGTACTGGCGGTGCTGGGCGCCCTCTGGTGGCGCCTGGGCACCCCGCGCCGCGCGCCGGTCTCCGCCCCCGCCCTGTTCGACGACCGCCCCCGCAGCGCCGCCGACCACCGCGCCGCCGCCGAGGCACACGCCGCCCAGGGGCACTGGAACCAGGCCGTCCAGGAACGCATGCGGGCCGTCGTCCGCGCCCTGGAGGAACGCGCCCTCCTCGACATCCGCCCCGGCCGCACCGCCGACGAGGCGGCCACCGAGGCGGGCCGCGCCCTGCCCGTCCACGGCGACCGGCTGCGCGCCGCTGCCCGGGATTTCGACGACGTCACGTACGGCGGCCGCCCCGGCACCGAGCAGTCGTACCGGCGCCTCACCGAACTGGACCGCGACCTGGAGCGCGGCAAGCCGCGACTGGTGACCGGCGCGGCCGGCACCACGGCCGACGGCACGGACCCGAACAGCCGCCAGGGAGCCGCCGGATGA
- a CDS encoding glycerophosphoryl diester phosphodiesterase membrane domain-containing protein has protein sequence MNDTPGWASPGSAPSDGREPGASGPAEPADRPAGPDQPAPPADRPGAEPTSPGTKWSKEQPPPGQWSAPTGPGQAPPPPPPNQGWGAPPPGHPGGGYGGPGGYGGHGGYGGGYGPPGGHGGWGGGWGGPPPAAKPGVIPLRPLGVGEILDGAVSTMRTYWRTVLGISLTVAVFTEIIVVLLQGLVLDNTSTEALNDPDATLSEVGDALTDTTINSGVIFLISLIGTVLATALLTTVTSRAVLGRPVTIGEAWRDARPQVAKLFGLIVLLLLIVAGIVTVGMAPGLLVTATAGGDAGVALTVLGFLAAGVVAVWLMVRFSLASPALMLEKQGIKKAMGRSVKLVRGSWWRVFGIQLLATIIANVVASIIVIPFAFLAAALGGDGIGGFLDGTGDLGWTFLVVSGIGSVIGSMITFPITAGVAVLLYIDQRIRREALDLELARAAGLPGTGSPGATPGS, from the coding sequence ATGAACGACACTCCGGGCTGGGCCTCGCCCGGATCCGCCCCGTCCGACGGGCGGGAGCCCGGCGCCTCCGGCCCCGCCGAGCCCGCCGACCGCCCTGCCGGCCCCGATCAGCCCGCGCCGCCCGCGGACCGGCCGGGCGCGGAACCGACGAGCCCCGGCACGAAGTGGTCCAAGGAGCAGCCACCCCCCGGCCAGTGGTCCGCGCCGACCGGCCCGGGCCAGGCCCCGCCTCCCCCACCGCCCAACCAGGGCTGGGGCGCCCCACCCCCCGGCCACCCCGGCGGCGGTTACGGCGGCCCGGGCGGTTACGGAGGCCACGGCGGCTACGGCGGTGGCTACGGTCCCCCTGGGGGACACGGCGGCTGGGGAGGCGGCTGGGGCGGTCCCCCGCCCGCTGCCAAGCCCGGCGTGATCCCGCTCCGCCCGCTCGGCGTCGGCGAGATCCTCGACGGCGCGGTCTCCACCATGCGCACCTACTGGCGCACGGTCCTCGGTATCTCGCTGACCGTCGCGGTCTTCACCGAGATCATCGTCGTGCTGCTCCAGGGCCTCGTCCTGGACAACACCAGCACCGAGGCCCTCAACGACCCCGACGCCACCCTGAGCGAAGTCGGCGACGCGCTGACCGACACCACGATCAACTCGGGTGTCATCTTCCTGATCTCCCTGATCGGCACCGTCCTGGCCACCGCCCTGCTGACGACCGTCACCAGCCGCGCCGTACTGGGCAGGCCGGTGACCATCGGCGAGGCCTGGCGGGACGCGCGGCCCCAGGTGGCGAAGCTGTTCGGCCTGATCGTCCTGCTGCTGCTCATCGTCGCCGGCATCGTCACCGTCGGCATGGCGCCCGGTCTCCTCGTCACCGCCACGGCGGGCGGCGACGCCGGTGTCGCCCTGACCGTGCTCGGCTTCCTGGCGGCCGGCGTCGTCGCGGTGTGGCTGATGGTCCGCTTCTCGTTGGCGTCGCCCGCGCTGATGCTGGAGAAGCAGGGCATCAAGAAGGCGATGGGCCGCTCCGTGAAGCTGGTGCGCGGCTCCTGGTGGCGGGTCTTCGGCATCCAGCTCCTCGCCACGATCATCGCGAACGTCGTCGCGTCGATCATCGTCATCCCCTTCGCCTTCCTCGCCGCGGCCCTCGGCGGCGACGGCATCGGCGGCTTCCTGGACGGCACCGGGGACCTCGGCTGGACGTTCCTCGTCGTCAGCGGCATCGGGTCGGTGATCGGCTCCATGATCACTTTCCCGATCACGGCCGGCGTCGCCGTTCTGCTCTACATCGACCAGCGCATCCGCCGCGAGGCCCTCGACCTCGAACTGGCCCGTGCCGCCGGTCTTCCGGGCACCGGCTCGCCCGGCGCCACCCCGGGGAGCTGA
- the mtrA gene encoding two-component system response regulator MtrA, whose protein sequence is MMSFMKGRVLVVDDDTALAEMLGIVLRGEGFEPSFVADGDKALAAFRETKPDLVLLDLMLPGRDGIEVCRLIRAESGVPIVMLTAKSDTVDVVVGLESGADDYIVKPFKPKELVARIRARLRRSEEPAPEQLAIGDLVIDVAGHSVKREGQSIALTPLEFDLLVALARKPWQVFTREVLLEQVWGYRHAADTRLVNVHVQRLRSKVEKDPEKPEIVVTVRGVGYKAGPS, encoded by the coding sequence ATGATGTCGTTTATGAAGGGACGAGTCCTTGTCGTCGACGACGACACCGCACTGGCCGAGATGCTCGGCATTGTGCTGCGTGGTGAGGGTTTTGAGCCATCTTTCGTAGCCGACGGCGACAAGGCGCTGGCCGCCTTCCGGGAGACCAAGCCAGACCTGGTGCTGCTCGACCTGATGCTGCCCGGCCGGGACGGCATCGAGGTGTGCCGCCTGATCAGGGCGGAGTCGGGTGTGCCGATCGTGATGCTGACGGCGAAGAGTGACACCGTCGACGTCGTGGTGGGTCTGGAGTCGGGTGCCGACGACTACATCGTGAAGCCGTTCAAGCCGAAGGAGCTGGTGGCCCGTATCAGGGCGCGTCTGAGGAGGTCCGAGGAGCCGGCGCCGGAGCAGCTCGCCATAGGCGACCTGGTCATCGACGTGGCCGGTCACTCAGTGAAGCGGGAGGGTCAGTCGATCGCGCTGACGCCGCTGGAGTTCGACCTGCTGGTGGCGCTGGCCCGCAAGCCGTGGCAGGTGTTCACGCGTGAGGTGCTCCTCGAGCAGGTCTGGGGCTACCGGCACGCGGCCGACACCCGGCTGGTCAACGTGCATGTGCAGCGGCTGCGCTCCAAGGTCGAGAAGGACCCGGAGAAGCCGGAGATCGTGGTGACCGTCCGCGGCGTCGGTTACAAGGCGGGACCGAGCTGA
- the mtnA gene encoding S-methyl-5-thioribose-1-phosphate isomerase has translation MADQDARSGEDKRPTEIPALRWEEPPEGPVLVLLDQTRLPAEEVELVCTDASALVEAIRSLAVRGAPLLGIAGAYGVALAAVRGFEVEEAAAALAGARPTAVNLTVGVRRAQAAHQEALARTGDTRQAAAAALAAARALHREDAEASARMAAHGLALLDELLPAGGHRVLTHCNSGSLVSGGEGTAFAVALAAHRSGRLRRLWVDETRPLLQGARLTAYEAARNDMAYTLLTDNAAGSLFAAGEVDAVLVGADRIAADGSVANKVGSYPLAVLARYHHVPFIVVAPVTTVDPDTPDGASIEVEQRPGYEVTEVTAPQVPVTGAGGGIPVAPLGTQAYNPAFDVTPPELVTAIVTEEGAVSPVTAAALAELCARSRQVTIS, from the coding sequence ATGGCTGATCAGGACGCGCGAAGCGGCGAGGACAAGCGGCCGACCGAGATCCCGGCACTGCGCTGGGAGGAACCACCCGAGGGGCCCGTGCTGGTCCTGCTGGACCAGACCAGACTGCCGGCCGAGGAGGTCGAACTGGTCTGCACGGACGCGTCCGCGCTCGTGGAGGCGATCCGCTCGCTCGCCGTGCGCGGTGCGCCGCTGCTCGGCATCGCCGGTGCCTACGGTGTCGCGCTCGCCGCCGTCCGCGGCTTCGAGGTGGAAGAGGCCGCTGCCGCGTTGGCGGGGGCCCGCCCCACCGCGGTGAACCTCACCGTGGGCGTACGGCGGGCTCAGGCCGCCCATCAGGAGGCGCTCGCCAGGACCGGCGACACCCGGCAGGCCGCCGCGGCCGCACTGGCCGCGGCGCGGGCGCTGCACCGGGAGGACGCCGAGGCCAGTGCCCGGATGGCCGCGCACGGACTGGCGCTGCTGGACGAGCTGCTGCCCGCCGGCGGGCACCGGGTCCTCACGCACTGCAACAGCGGTTCGCTGGTGTCGGGCGGTGAGGGAACGGCCTTCGCGGTGGCGCTCGCGGCGCACCGGTCGGGGCGGCTGCGACGCCTCTGGGTGGACGAAACGCGTCCGTTGCTGCAAGGTGCTCGCCTGACGGCATACGAGGCGGCCCGCAACGACATGGCGTACACCTTGCTCACCGACAACGCGGCCGGTTCGCTGTTCGCGGCGGGTGAAGTGGACGCGGTGCTCGTCGGCGCGGACCGCATCGCGGCCGACGGTTCGGTGGCGAACAAGGTGGGGAGCTATCCGCTCGCCGTGCTCGCGAGGTACCACCATGTGCCGTTCATCGTGGTGGCACCGGTCACGACGGTGGATCCGGACACGCCGGACGGGGCGTCCATCGAGGTGGAACAGCGTCCCGGATACGAAGTGACCGAGGTCACAGCACCTCAGGTGCCGGTGACCGGAGCGGGAGGCGGGATTCCGGTGGCGCCCCTGGGGACCCAGGCGTACAACCCGGCGTTCGACGTGACTCCGCCCGAGTTGGTGACGGCGATCGTCACCGAGGAGGGCGCGGTTTCGCCCGTGACGGCCGCGGCGCTCGCGGAGCTGTGTGCCAGGTCACGCCAGGTAACGATTAGCTAA
- a CDS encoding RDD family protein has product MSELVTGEAVALELRPARLPSRALAVLLDLAVAVAVYVAVTVALVASTASLDMAAQTALSIAAFVLVLVGGPIAVETLSHGRSLGKMACGLRVVRDDGGPIRFRHSLVRGLIGVIEILMTFGVVACVASLVSARGRRLGDVFAGTLVVRERVPVSPAGFVPPPPPWLAGRFAGLDLSAVPDDLWLAVRQYLTRMGELDPRVGWAMSERLAADVAARTGAPVPPEVPPAAYLAAVMRERQVREARRAFGGGPAAGWPAAGTPLTPPSPASSVTPPVRPPALPPALPPEVPPVVPPVVPPTPPPHGERPQVPREAPSDGRTGTGFVPPA; this is encoded by the coding sequence GTGAGTGAGCTGGTGACGGGCGAGGCGGTGGCGCTGGAGCTGCGCCCCGCGAGGCTGCCCAGCAGGGCCCTGGCCGTCCTGCTCGATCTGGCGGTGGCCGTGGCCGTCTATGTGGCGGTGACCGTCGCTCTGGTGGCGTCCACCGCCTCCTTGGACATGGCGGCGCAGACCGCGTTGTCGATCGCGGCCTTCGTTCTCGTGCTGGTGGGCGGGCCGATCGCGGTGGAGACGCTGAGCCATGGGCGCTCGCTCGGCAAGATGGCGTGCGGCCTGCGCGTGGTCCGGGACGACGGCGGGCCGATCCGGTTCCGGCACTCTCTGGTGCGGGGCTTGATCGGGGTGATCGAGATCCTGATGACGTTCGGCGTCGTCGCGTGTGTCGCTTCGCTGGTGTCGGCGCGGGGTCGGCGGCTCGGTGATGTGTTCGCGGGGACGCTGGTCGTCCGGGAACGGGTGCCGGTCTCTCCGGCGGGCTTCGTGCCGCCGCCTCCGCCCTGGCTGGCGGGGCGGTTCGCGGGGCTCGATCTGTCCGCGGTGCCCGACGACCTGTGGCTTGCCGTCCGTCAGTACCTGACGCGAATGGGAGAGCTGGATCCCCGGGTCGGCTGGGCCATGTCGGAGCGGCTCGCCGCCGATGTGGCGGCTCGTACGGGTGCGCCGGTGCCGCCGGAGGTTCCGCCGGCCGCGTATCTGGCGGCGGTGATGCGGGAGCGGCAGGTACGGGAGGCCCGCCGGGCGTTCGGTGGCGGGCCCGCGGCCGGGTGGCCCGCGGCGGGGACGCCCCTGACTCCTCCTTCGCCGGCTTCCTCTGTGACGCCGCCGGTGCGGCCGCCTGCGCTGCCGCCTGCGCTGCCGCCCGAGGTGCCTCCCGTGGTGCCGCCCGTGGTGCCGCCGACCCCGCCTCCGCACGGAGAGCGGCCACAGGTGCCCCGGGAGGCACCGTCGGACGGACGCACCGGCACCGGTTTCGTGCCGCCGGCGTAG
- a CDS encoding DUF4350 domain-containing protein, with translation MTPEATLPTTSASPTARQVWTRARGIALALVVLLAGAVAIAVVRSDARHGELDPRSADPYGSRAVAALLADRGVSTRVVDTLDDARVAAGPDTTLLVAAPDLLTERQQTRLRSATEGSGGRTVLVAPGGPAVERLAPGVTADPALSFDSTLAPACELPAARRAGDADTGGLRYSTHLEADACYPSRRLATLLRIPVTSTEAPQEGDRGDTVVLGAPDIFYNNHLDEHGNASLALQLLGSRDHLVWYLPSLSDAATPDDERSFFDLLPSGWLWGTLQLFIAAALAALWRARRLGPLVPEKLPVAIRASETAEGRARLYRKANARDRAATALRSATRTRLAPLVGIPVAQAHTPEALLPALSAHLHGEHGDGQSLHTLLFGPPPGDDAALIALADQLDALEREVRRP, from the coding sequence ATGACCCCCGAGGCCACGCTTCCCACCACCTCGGCCTCCCCCACCGCCCGCCAGGTGTGGACACGCGCGCGGGGCATCGCGCTCGCGCTCGTCGTGCTGCTCGCCGGTGCCGTCGCGATCGCCGTCGTCCGCTCCGACGCCCGGCACGGCGAACTCGACCCGCGCTCCGCCGACCCCTACGGCAGCCGGGCCGTAGCCGCACTCCTCGCCGACCGGGGCGTGTCCACTCGCGTGGTCGACACCCTGGACGACGCACGCGTCGCGGCCGGCCCGGACACCACGCTGCTGGTCGCCGCCCCCGACCTCCTGACCGAACGCCAGCAGACCCGCTTGCGCTCCGCGACCGAAGGCTCCGGCGGCCGTACCGTCCTCGTGGCCCCGGGCGGCCCCGCCGTCGAACGGCTCGCCCCCGGCGTCACCGCCGACCCCGCGCTCAGCTTCGACTCGACGCTCGCCCCCGCCTGCGAGCTGCCCGCCGCCCGGCGCGCGGGCGACGCCGACACGGGCGGCCTCCGCTACAGCACCCACCTCGAAGCGGACGCCTGCTACCCCAGCCGACGCCTGGCCACCCTGCTCCGCATCCCGGTGACCTCCACTGAGGCCCCTCAGGAAGGCGACCGGGGCGACACCGTGGTCCTCGGCGCCCCCGACATCTTCTACAACAACCACCTCGACGAGCACGGCAACGCGTCGCTCGCCCTGCAACTCCTCGGCTCCCGCGACCACCTGGTCTGGTACCTCCCCTCGCTCTCCGACGCCGCCACCCCGGACGACGAACGCAGCTTCTTCGACCTACTCCCCTCCGGCTGGCTCTGGGGCACCCTGCAGCTCTTCATCGCCGCGGCCCTCGCCGCCCTGTGGCGGGCACGCCGACTCGGCCCCCTGGTGCCCGAGAAACTCCCCGTCGCGATCCGCGCCTCCGAAACCGCCGAAGGCCGCGCCCGCCTCTACCGGAAGGCGAACGCCCGCGACCGCGCGGCCACCGCTCTTCGCTCCGCCACCCGCACCCGCCTCGCCCCCCTCGTAGGCATCCCCGTCGCCCAGGCGCACACGCCCGAGGCCCTGCTCCCCGCCCTGTCCGCCCATCTCCACGGCGAACACGGCGACGGACAGTCCCTGCACACTCTCCTCTTCGGCCCGCCGCCCGGTGACGACGCGGCCCTCATCGCCCTCGCCGACCAACTCGACGCCCTCGAAAGAGAGGTACGCCGTCCATGA
- a CDS encoding DUF58 domain-containing protein, translated as MALTGRTALLAALGSVPVGIWDAGWTGLLAVNAPLAVACACDFALAAPVRRLRLARSGDTSARLGDSADVTLTVTNPSNRPLRADVRDAWPPSSWLPGTEAAASRHRVTVPAGERRRLTTRLRPTRRGDRHTDRVTIRSYGPLGLLTRQGTHRAPWTVRVLPPFTSRKHLPSKLSRLRELDGRTSVLTRGEGTEFDSLREYVPGDDTRSIDWRATARQSSVAVRTWRPERDRHILLVLDTGRTSAGRVGDAPRLDASMDAALLLAALASRAGDRVDLLAFDRRVRALVQGRTAGDVLPSLVNTMATLEPELVETDARGLTATALRSAPRRSLIVLFTTLDAAPIEEGLLPVLPQLTQRHTVLVASVADPYISRMAKARGNTDAVYEAAAAAQARAERDRTAAQLRRHGVTVVDATPDDLAPALADAYLDAKAAGRL; from the coding sequence ATGGCACTCACCGGACGCACCGCACTCCTCGCGGCCCTGGGCTCCGTTCCCGTCGGTATCTGGGACGCCGGCTGGACGGGCCTCCTCGCGGTCAACGCACCGCTGGCCGTGGCCTGCGCCTGCGACTTCGCCCTGGCCGCGCCCGTGCGACGCCTGCGCCTGGCCCGCTCCGGCGACACCTCCGCCCGCCTGGGCGACAGCGCCGACGTCACTCTGACGGTCACCAACCCGTCCAACCGCCCGCTCCGCGCCGACGTCCGCGACGCCTGGCCGCCCAGTAGCTGGCTGCCCGGAACGGAGGCGGCGGCCTCCCGCCACCGTGTGACCGTGCCCGCCGGCGAACGCCGACGCCTGACCACACGCCTGCGGCCCACCCGCCGCGGCGACCGGCACACGGACCGGGTCACGATCCGCTCGTACGGCCCTCTGGGCCTCCTCACCCGCCAGGGCACCCACCGGGCGCCCTGGACGGTGCGCGTCCTGCCGCCGTTCACGAGCCGCAAGCACCTGCCGTCCAAGCTGTCGCGCCTGCGTGAACTCGACGGACGCACCAGCGTGCTCACCCGTGGAGAGGGCACGGAATTCGACAGCCTCCGTGAATACGTCCCCGGCGACGACACCCGTTCCATCGACTGGCGCGCGACAGCCCGCCAGTCGAGCGTCGCCGTGCGCACCTGGCGCCCCGAGCGCGACCGGCACATCCTGCTCGTCCTCGACACGGGCCGCACCTCGGCCGGCCGAGTGGGGGACGCCCCCCGCCTCGACGCGTCCATGGACGCGGCTCTGCTGCTGGCCGCCCTGGCCTCCCGCGCCGGCGACCGCGTCGACCTGCTCGCGTTCGACCGCCGCGTACGCGCCCTCGTGCAGGGCCGCACAGCGGGCGACGTACTCCCTTCCCTGGTCAACACTATGGCGACGCTGGAACCGGAACTCGTGGAGACCGACGCCCGTGGCCTCACCGCGACCGCCCTCCGGTCGGCCCCCCGCCGCTCCCTGATCGTGCTGTTCACGACGCTCGACGCGGCTCCGATCGAAGAAGGGCTGCTCCCCGTCCTGCCACAACTGACTCAGCGCCACACGGTCCTCGTGGCATCGGTGGCGGACCCGTACATCTCCCGGATGGCCAAGGCCCGCGGAAACACGGACGCCGTCTATGAGGCCGCGGCAGCCGCACAGGCTCGGGCGGAACGCGACCGCACCGCGGCCCAGCTCCGCCGGCACGGCGTCACGGTCGTCGACGCGACGCCTGACGATCTGGCTCCGGCACTGGCCGACGCCTACCTCGATGCGAAGGCGGCGGGCCGCCTGTAA
- a CDS encoding stage II sporulation protein M, with amino-acid sequence MDLDVFVSAHRAEWDRLDDLLRRRRRLTGAETDELVTLYQRTATHLSLIQSSAPDPQLTGRLSQLVARARSAVTGTRRASWRDVTRFLTHQFPAAVYRARHWWVPTALLSTAVAALLGWWIGTHPEVQATIAAPSELRELTRPGGQYETYYSSHPAASFAAQVWTNNAWAAALCLILGVFLGLPVIWILFQNMLNLGVGFGLMSSAGRLDTFLGLVLPHGLLELTAVFVAAGTGLRLGWTLVDPGPRTRRTALAEEGRAALGMAIGLALVLFLSGAIEGFVTPSGLPTWARITIGVVAELAFLTYVYVLGGRAVRAGDTGDVEAAERSATVPTAA; translated from the coding sequence ATGGACCTCGACGTCTTCGTCTCCGCCCACCGAGCGGAGTGGGACCGCCTCGACGACCTGCTCCGGCGCCGGCGCCGACTGACCGGCGCCGAGACCGACGAACTCGTCACCCTCTACCAGCGCACGGCCACCCACCTGTCCCTGATCCAGTCCAGCGCGCCCGACCCGCAACTGACCGGACGGCTCAGCCAACTGGTCGCACGCGCGCGCAGTGCCGTAACCGGAACCCGCCGGGCCTCCTGGCGCGACGTCACCCGCTTCCTGACCCATCAGTTCCCGGCGGCCGTCTACCGGGCACGTCACTGGTGGGTTCCCACCGCACTCCTGTCGACGGCCGTCGCCGCGCTCCTGGGATGGTGGATCGGCACCCACCCGGAGGTGCAGGCCACCATCGCGGCCCCCAGTGAACTGCGCGAGCTCACCCGTCCCGGCGGCCAGTACGAGACGTACTACTCGAGCCACCCCGCGGCCTCCTTCGCCGCACAGGTCTGGACGAACAACGCGTGGGCCGCCGCGCTCTGCCTGATCCTCGGCGTCTTCCTGGGACTGCCCGTCATCTGGATCCTGTTCCAGAACATGCTCAACCTCGGCGTCGGCTTCGGGCTGATGTCGTCGGCCGGCCGCCTCGACACCTTCCTCGGGCTGGTTCTGCCCCACGGTCTGCTCGAGCTGACCGCGGTCTTCGTGGCCGCGGGCACCGGTCTGCGACTCGGCTGGACCCTCGTCGACCCGGGCCCGCGCACGCGGCGCACCGCCCTCGCCGAGGAGGGACGAGCCGCCCTCGGCATGGCGATCGGCCTCGCCCTGGTCCTGTTCCTCTCCGGGGCGATCGAAGGCTTCGTCACCCCGTCCGGCCTGCCCACCTGGGCCCGCATCACCATCGGAGTCGTCGCCGAGCTGGCCTTCCTCACGTACGTCTACGTTCTCGGCGGACGTGCGGTGCGCGCCGGCGACACGGGCGACGTCGAGGCGGCCGAGCGCAGCGCCACCGTGCCGACGGCGGCCTGA